The Panicum virgatum strain AP13 chromosome 3N, P.virgatum_v5, whole genome shotgun sequence genome includes the window GGGCTATATGCGTCACCCACGTTTGGCTGGTGCTGGAGAGCCAAACGGCTGGGCTCCCAGCCCAGCATTTTTATATCCCAGCCGAACAGCGTAATCGAGCGGCTCCAGCCTTTCCCTTTGGTATGGTATCAGTTGCTAACCACTCGCCTAAAACGGCCAGCACCACCAAACCTACGTAACTAGCTCTACTCTAGTCGCCGACAATGACCCCGTGAAAAGGTTGCGAGACGCGATCAGATTCACTACTTCAGAAAGCGCGAACCAATCTCTGCTCCCCCGCGTGAGCCTTCTCCGTCTGATTGTACCGAGACGGCACCGGGGCCGGGGGTGTACAGGAGCTTCCGTGCGCCCGGGGTGCACCCCAATTTTTTTCCGCTACATGGCTTACACCTTTAATTAGGTTCGCATTAGCCAGCTATGGCACTATGGCAGCCACAAATCGTGATCCTAGGATACTGTATTGTGGTAGCGCAATGGTTTCATTTAGCTATAATATAGAGTATAAACAAACGATTATCTTAGCAATTTGAACATGGGGAATGTGATTGGCTCAGGCAGTCAAGCTCAGGCTTCACATTGTTGCTCTGATTAGGAATGTACTGCTCGATTTTTAGGCCAGCTCGCCGACATGATCATATCCTGCCTTGAATTTTACGCTTCGTTTTTTGAGAGTTTTCTGTAGTAGTTAGGAGCTTGGAACTGAATGATCCCAGAGTTTGTTGTCAAGCCGCAACCAGCCATGCCAAAAGGGAAAAGGGATGGGCACTGACTGGACAGTGATGCACCACCAAGCAAATTAGCAAAAGCAAGGTGTCATGCTCGACTGAAAACAAGCGATGATGATCTGTATAATTTAGTTTCCCTGCCTCAATCATGCCAGTACGTTGACGTGTGTCACCATACTCCCGTAGGCTGGTAGCTAGTATTTGACCAAGACTTGCAAACTACAGACAAGGAAGGGATGGAGCAAAGCGTAGCAGATGTTCGGGAGATGTAGGACAGGGTAAGGTAGGCAGGAAAATTCCCTAAAAAAAAGGGTAGGCAGGAAAAAGGAATATGCGATTTACACACGCGATTACTGGAAAATCATCTGACCAGAAGCAGCAGAGGTCAAATGACGAGGACGGCTTACCACAAACATGCAGCAGTTTCCAAACTACGCCGCAACCGTAGTAGTTGTTGCTCAGTGATTTGCATATTTGCAGAGCAATGAACATGGTATAAGTTAAAGTAATCTGCGTTGCATCAGTGAAGTACTAAAACCTGAAATCTACAAGAGGAACAAAACAATCTCACATCCCTGCTAGTACATACACCACTATGAGCTATGTCCTGGCATTTGTAAAGTATGATCAAGATCACAGGGGGAGAAGATCAAACGAACGTGGCGCCGCGACCGATCCCGCGGCTAAGTTCAACCCATTCTTGTGAACAGATGCATCTCTTCACAGCTCGAATTCCTCTTCCCGGAGGACCATCTctgcggcctcctcttcatcatcatcgagAGAGAAGTAGTGGCTCTTCTCGGCCGGCTTGAATGTGTAGAACATGAACAGGTAGAACGCCAGGGTGGCCACCTCCTCTGCCAAGATGCTCACCCACCGGTACTTGTAGCTGGCAACGGTCTTGAGCGCATACACGACGATCCTAGTGAAGTACAGGTACCCAATCACCACGACGTAGAACTGCCGGAACAGAGTGAGCTTGGACAGGTTGCGCGCCGCCTTGCCGTCGGTCTTGGATGTCTCCCTGAGCGACCGGATCGACCACACAACCGGGAAGAGCACCGCGCAGCAGCAGGCGACGTCCACGAACAACAAGATCTGGTTCCATGTCACCCAGCCCTGCAAGAAGGGCCCGGTCTCCCCAATCACAGCGGCGGCGATGTTGGCGGTGACCTGGAGCGGGATCACGGCCATGAGCACCTTCTTCTCCCGGTCCTGCAGGACGGGCTTCAAGAAGGACCAGCCGGTGCCGACCAGCGCGATCACCGCGAACAGCACGACGCCCTTGATGAGCTGGAAGAGGTAGAAGGCGACGTCCCAGCCGTGCGGCGTCCCGGTGACGCGGATGTAGTGCTGGTcctcggcggcggagaggcAGTAGAGGAGGCGCGCGACGAGGAGGCCGGACATGAggtggtggatctggtgcgCGTTGACGCGGTCGCGGGAGAGAGTGAGGTACGCCCAGGCGGCGAGGAACGCGGCGTAGCAGAAGGCGAAGAAGCTGTAGATGCCCGGCACGGGCGCCTGGCCGACGGGGAGGTAGTCCTTGGAGCCGTCGGCGTTGACGTTGTACATCTCGGTGCGGACGCGCATGGAGACGAGCGCCTCCGGCGCGCAGTTGGCGAAGAAGAGGGTGTACTCGTCGGGGCGGGTGACCGGGAAGGACTTGTTGTAGTGGCCGCCCTTCATGTCGTGGAAGGTGAAGAGCTTCTTGACGTAGGGGCTGGAGAGCACGcaccccgcgccggcgccggcggacccGCCGTCggggtcctcgccgccgccgttggtCGCCGCGGCGCGCTTCTCCCGCGAGGGCCCCTCCTGCGCCTCGTCGATGGCGTGGAGGAGGGACTCgtcggagaggaggaagaatccGAGCTGCTTGGGATCCGCACGCGCGACGGgggaggagacggcggcgccCGTGACGACGATCCGGACGGCGCCCGACTTGGAGAAGCCGAATTTCTCGAACATGATGGAGGCGCGCGGGTCCTCCCGGAAGGACTCCGTCTTGATCTCGGCCGCCGCGGGGAAGGCGAGGGCTCCCGAGAcggcgaggagggggaggaggaggcggcgcgcggccatggcgggagcggcggccgcggcgagatCTGTGggggggacggcggcggaggatggGGACGAAACGAGTGGGAGTGTGTCGGTGACGGGTGAAGCGTCGGACGGGCCTCTTTAGTAGCGAAGTAGGCGTAGGGGTCGGATGCGCTTTGAGATTGGTGAGGGTCTGGTGGGCGTTtgacttcagagttcagacttgAGCAGGTGACTGGAAAGGAGAGCGAGCAGATGGGAAGAACTCGTCTAGCTGGGTCTGGGACAGAGCGATTTTTTCTTAAAACTCAGTAGAATTTTCTTTTTCGAATGAGTAAAtctgaaaaataaaattttacagTTAAAAATCTATGGGTTCTTCTCGTTCAATCCCCtgtgaaaaaaaatcagatttcactttactcaagaacTACACGTTTTCAGGTCGttgaggccccgtttagttaGCAAAATTTTTTGGCATATTTTCTAACACTAAAtacaagtattaaatataaattaattataaaactaattacatggatggacggaaaatcgcgaggcgaatctattaagcctaattaattaaTATAGCACAATATTATCTTATAATTGCAAAGCCTAATAaatatgtcattagaggttgtttaatGTATCACAATATTACCTAATAATTGtataattaggtttattagattcgtgcGGAACGGTTGGAAATTAAGAGTACTTCAAAACTAGTAGAAATGTGCGGAACTTGGTTGACAAGAACCTTAACTGAGTcttgcttgtttttttttaaatttttgaaaaccTCATCCTAGAGAGTCTTGCTTGTTTTTTGGTGCATGCGCATGGATAAAAATGTCTGGCCTGAGGGTATACCACACGAGAAATGAGACTGCTCACTTCCTTCTCAGGCCAGCGCAAGCCCGGTGGTGGTGATCTTACCCAGAGGCCCAGAGAGCCAGCTCGGGCTCCAGATGGGCTGTGTTATTCGTAGGCTGGTGCCGTAGGCGCATATTTATAACAGGGAACCGCCGCCCAGAAGGCCCATTCTATGGACGTGCGCGCTCAGCCGCTCACCACTCCGGCGAACGGCCGCCGATCGCCGCCGTCGAAcggccgcggggggggggggggggggggggtccggccCCATCGGCGCCGCCTGGCTTCTGCTGACCGACCACTCGTTCTCTGTCCTTGTGCTTCGGACCGGAAGAATGACCGCCTTTCTTGTTCTAGTTCTGTTTCAACCGTATGATATGAAGACCATGTCTATTTCCTCCCAACTTTTTTTAGCccctgtcacatcaaaagtAATCTTATCATGATGGGCGCGGCCCTCCGCCACTAGGGCACGGGTCTCTAGATGACAGGCGCGGCTCTCCGCCGCCAGGGCACGGGTCTCTAGATCATTGGCATGACTCTCGGCTGCCTGGACACGAGATCTCACGCGCTCCACCTCCTCTTGAGACCGCCGAGCTTGCTCGGTGGCCTCCTGGAACTGCGAGGTGAGCTTCTCGATCTACGTCGTGAGCTGGCCAGTCTGAGATGTGTGTTGGAGGTCCCGCTCTTCTGCCCTCGCACGCTCCCTCGCCGCCTGCTTTTCTAGGTCATGCAGGTGGGATTGCATCTAGGCCTGGATGGAGCACATCTGTAAGTCACATCTCTCATGGTCGGCGGCCAACTTGATGATGATGTCCAGAAATCTTGTCAAATCCTCAGTCGTCGTCGTACCGGTGCAGGGGAGCATCAACCTGTTGCTGTTGATAACCGTGGCAACCGGGACGGATGGTGTGGACGGGGCCTCTACAGTTGCCTTCCCCATCCGCAGCGTGCTGGTGGATGTTGCGAGCGGAGAGGTCTGCGGTGTGGAAGAGCCGGGCACTGTTGTCTCCCGCGTCGTGGCATCTACAGTCGCCACCCCCATCGACTGCTACGTGCTGGTGGCCGCCGCGCCTGGCTAAGTGGTGGCTGGTGGCGCACGAGAGGTTAATCTCACTACCACCTGCTGTGTCGGCATCCTAGGACAAATAACAAGAAGTTTAACAGTGTGGGAAGTGAGTAATCGCCTTGATATCAGAGTGAAGGTATGATAATCTCCTACTGGGTGTGGCAGTGTCCCAACCAGAACTTTAAGGAGGGCAGATCCTCCTTGGCGGTCGCCGTGGTCACAGCACGCGGCGCAGTGGTCAGCGCGTCCGCGGACGACGGCGCAGCGGTCAGCGCGTCTGCGGACGACGGCGACGTAGTGGTCAGTATGGTTGCGGACGACGGCCTACCCAAGGCCATGGCAGAATCCACCGACGTGGGCAGAACGGAGGAGCTAAGCGTGAACGCAGAAGTCTCGTGTGGTAGAATTGAGCTGAGCGTGAACCCAGAAGGCACGGTCTCACGTGGCAGAACTGAGGAGCTGGAGCTCGGATTTTGAATCGCCGCCACGGAGGAGCTGGAGCACAAGAGGCACGTTGCCACTCACGCGGGATCCACCCTGGGCGCCGGCATAAGATTGCTGGTCAGGCCCATGGTAGTGCTCGTCGCCACCGCACAGCTTGGGGGCACATGCCCCCAGGAGGGATGCCGCTGTTGAAGCGGGATTCCTGACCTCCTTGTGCCGGCATAACAGTGATCGCTGTCGAGCTGAGCTTTGCGCGGGTCCGCGGGAGCTCCGGTGATAGCCTCGCCGCCGTCTCAGGGTGAGGATGCTTAGAAGCCGAGATCACATGTGCACCGCCCGAGGAAATGGCTGCAGACCTCTCCTCCGGCTCCCTAATGATTAGGGCGGTCTGCACCGACCGTGCATCCGCGCCAAGCAGATCCACCCGAGGAAGACCCTCCATGCGCTCTCATCTCTCGCGAGTGGTGAGATCGCACAACAGCTTCGCTCCCTCGGGTGTGTCGATCATATCCCCAGCTCCTCCAAGTAGCTCTCAAGCCTCTGGCTGTCAAAATTGCCTTCCGTTGTGCATTACCAATGCATATGAGGGGTGAGTCTAGTTGGAGCGCAAAACAACGGAGAAGagacaaaataaacaaaaacttACCACTAGAAAAGGTCCATGCAATGTCATTGTCGCCGTAGTAACAACAAGCTAGCCGGGGGCGATGCCTCAGCGGAGAGATACGACGCCGCACTACGTCGCGGATGACCATAGTGCCAGCTAGGCCGAGTGCCTTTAGGGATAGGATGCGGCCCTTCAGGTTGTTGACGAGGTCAGTGTCAGGGCAGCTTCTGCCCAGGTGTCGTTGGACACGGGGGCAGCCATTGGGAGGTCGTACTCCTCGAGGCCGTTCCTGGTGTGGGCGATGTAGAGCCATTGCTCCCTCCAGTTCCTCCAGCTGCGCTGCATCTTGAGCGGAATATACTCGACCGAGTCGCGGAGCCAGAGGTAGCACCTCCCAGTGGTAGCACTACCCCCTGCGTCGCGGAGAAGGTAGAAGGAGCGGAAGAGCTCCAAACACGGCGTGACACCTACAAATTGCTCACACAAATAAACAAATATGGATAGatgaaaaattgaatttggtgTGGCATGACCAAGATTAATGTCGTAGTATTGGAGAAAAGAGAAGAGGAACTCCGAGTAGGGAGGTATTGCTCCTAATTTGAGAAAATCTAGAAAGGTGAGGCAAAAGCCATCTCTATCATGTGGATGACGAGGTCGGTGTCAGAGGCAGCTTCTGCCCAGGTGACGTTGGACACGGAGGCAGGCATTGGGAGGTCGTACTCCTCGACACGGCTCTCGTGGGGGCGTGTGCCCCCAAGCTGTGAGGCGGCGATGAGCACTATCATGAGCCTGACTAGCAATCTTATGCCGGCGCCTAGGGTGGATCCCGCCAGCGTGCCTCTTGTGCCAACGCTGCCAACACAGGTCGCAGTTGGCACGGCGGCAAGTGGCACTGTGTCCACGAGCGGTGTGGCGGACATCCGGGATCCGAGCTCAGCTCCTGCGTGGCGGCGATTCGAAATCCGAGCTCCAGCTCCTCAGTTCTGTCACGCGAGACCGTGCCTTCTGGTTCACGCTCAGCTCAGTTCTGCAGCACGAGACTTCTGGATTCACGCTCAGCTCCTCCGTTCTGCCCACGTTGATGGATTCTACCATGGCCTCGGGTAGGCCGTCATCCGCAATCGTACGCCGCGTGCTGTGAGCCTGTGACCTTGTTTTCCTTTCTCACCTGTAGCTATATGGTCATCAACATGAACTTACCGAACCCGTTTCCTGTAAAAAGTTAGATCTCATTGCAGGTACGTATCTTCGAACAAAATGGCTGAGGTCGTATCATTTGCTTCTGTTCAGGGTTGGTATTTGACTTGAGGTACTCCTTATAGTCAGGTACCCTCTCTGACTTGGGGTGCTTTTGCGTcatctttttttaaaaatttcatCTTTGGGGTACTCTCCCTTTATAAGACCGTCCACAGCgataggaggaaatggaggagtaaatctactgtttggcactgtagatgtactgtttggcactgtagacagagagggcgtgggaaacgaggcaagagcaaatttgctcttgctcttgccattgTGGACAGCCTAATATCTATATCTGGTTTGGTTTTTAAGTAgctgtcacatcaaatattcgGATGTCAATTCGAATATTCAGATGCTAATTTaattaaaactaattgcataagttgcaaTTAGATAATCAATGCATggaatgattactgtagtaattagtggtcaaattatgaattaattgggcttaatagattcgtctcgtgattaaaTCACAACTTataaattagttttgtaataattCTATATTTGGTATTCCTAATTGGTGTTTAAACATGCGATGTGATATGACTTAtaatttaaacttaaaaaagCAAATGAGATCTAAATCTCTTGCTGGTTGTATTTAAAAAAAGGTGCCCTCTTTGACCGTAGCTATGTGTATTTCTTTTTGGACACAGCTAACTTTCGGCCGGTCGAAAATTAAATCGGTCGTACGGCACTTTCGGCCGGTCGAAAATTAAATCGGTCGTACGGCCACCCATCTGTGCATGCGCGTGAGGGCAACCAGATAAAATAAAGGCACATCCGTGGGAATGATTTCAAAATAGAAATGATCATAGTTTCAACACCGAGCATCGAAATCAAAATCCGATTGCACATGTATGTTTGTTTCAATAAaagcttcaaaacaagatcccacaccactatgttttaatgatataatttttttgagagaAAGTACTTTTTCGCGCATTCTAATTTGCTTATGATGTTTGCAAAAATTGCTTATGGGTTTACATAATGTTGCTTTTGCATGCCCGAGTTCAGTTTAGTGGATATTGGTGTTCATATTGTGAAGATAGAATGTTTAGCGTCAATAGTAGATAAGGGTAAACAACTTTGTTAGGTAGGTGAATGTTGATCACATAATAGGCAACTTTAGCAGATCGATTGAGCATTTTAACTTgttgattttgatatttttcattGTAGTACATAAAGCAATTTTTGTGTTTTGAAAAGTATCGTCGAAATATATTGAAGtggggtcttgttttgaagatctcctCGAAAGAGATACAGTTGTGCAATCGGAATTTATATTTGATGGATGGTTTAAAaactacaattttttttaagttTTGAGATCGTTTGCACGTGTTCCTGCTATCGTGGTGGTGGAGAGTCAATTTAGGCCGTTGTACCATACCGCAGATGTACGGCAGCCGTAATAAAGTCATCACcttttatttttaataaaaaaagaacGCACACTCCGCACCGCCGAGCGGGGCCGCATCCACTCgcttgccgcgccgcgccgtgtaTGTGTATCTCGTAGCTGCGATCGCCGTCGGTCTCTCTCGCGCCCTCGGGCaacggccggcggccgcgcgtcGCATCTCGCGCTCACGACCCGTCCAGTCCGCATCAACGATCTATCCTTTTTGAAAAGTCATCGACGATCTATCCTGCTCCCGTGCTCCGTCTGTTCTCGATGGTTTCCGCTGCCTCGCTCACGTCGCTCGCGTGCTCCACGCCTCCGCTGGAACAGGACGACGCATTCGCATCCTCTCCCAGACGGCCAGACCCAAAAGGACCGGTAGCTGCCGGCTGGGCAGGCAGCCACGGCATCCCTGGCCACTcggtacggcggcggcgaccaccaCCACCGGGCCCGCCCGATAGCTTCCGGAAACACGCCGCCAGCCACCAGGTCGCGACTCGCGCGAGCGCACGGTTGCTTCAAGCCACCACATCCTCCTGACATTCTGACATCCACGGACCCGCACCCGCGGTTCCGACTCGCACGGCGCGAAGCAACCTCGAGGGGGGCGTGGCGGCGCTGCCTCTGCCTGGGCGGCTCACGGTTCCACGCCGGGAACGGCCGAACGGGAGGGAGACTGGGAGATGACGGGTGGTATGCGACTAATTGAGCCAactcagctcgagctggctcattaTGATAATGAGCTggttcggctcggctcgtttgctagctcgagctggctcgtttATCTCGTGAGTTGGCTTGAAAAAATCACTTACCACGGTTGGGACGGGGATGAGGTTATCAAGCGCTTGCATCTTGATTAAGACCTTTGCGGTGGCGGTGGCACAGCAAGGAAATGATCTTTATATGGAAATGAAGGAATCTGGAGGGCTGCAAGAGCATCCAGATGTCCTTGGTCTTCCTCTGTTCCTCCATGGGTGCAGGGAGGTGGCCATGTGCCCATGTGGGGTTCGACCGGAAGGGGCCTGAGGCGCCGAGAGACGAGCGGAGAGGGCAGGCGCGGGGCACTAGCTGCTGCAGTGCGCTGCCCGCCGGTGGGGCGCCAGGAGTCGGGCATGCGGTGCTGGCGTGGAGTGCTCAGGCGGGGGGTTGGGTGGTGGCTATGGGAAAACCAGGaaggagcagtggcggatccaAGGGGGGGttggggggctccagcccccctacggGCTGCAACCTCCATTGGAACAAGGGGAGCTAGAGGAGGAGAAAgtggagggagaagaggaagaagaaggcttcAGCCCCCCTATGGCTGTGacctggatccgccactgggAAGGAGAAATTAGGAGCATGGAGGCCacacgggcgggcggcggcggccagtcaCGGGAGTGTGGAAGGAGCTAGccagagctagggtttgagcaTGTTTTAGTGTGATGGTGAATTAGGCTAAATAACGTGGCTGAGTGGGCTGCTTTTTGGCTCATAGCCTTGGCTCGTTCAgctcgcgagccagctcgagtTGGCTCGTTAATGTATCAAGTTGAAACTTTAGTTTGGCTCGGTAATATTTTTGAACGAGCCAAGCCGAGCCATTAACAAGTCGAGCTGAGCGAACTAGCAAGCTACGAGTTTTTGTCCAGACTTATGCGTGACTGCGCGTACGGAGGAATTCCGATCCGGAAAGCAAACCGTTGGTTTTCCGTTTTCTTTTTGAAGAACTGGTTTTCCGTTTTCCGGGTGGAGAGGTCAGAGGTGAGGTGAGGTGAGGTCCGGGCATATTCGCACGGGCTATACCGGACCTGCCCTTTTTCTGGACAAAACGGGGGAGCTGAGCCGCGCACGCGGGCGAGATCTGCACGCCACGCCATCTGGGAGATCAGCCTCGTCCTCGTCACCGCACGTGCCGCACGCACGGAGCTGAAACGATGACCTGCACCCGCACTTGGCGTTGGGGACCAAACGACGACCAGCGCGTTCGCATGGCGAGGTACCGAGACTGCCCCTGCGTTTTCGGACTTTTCATTGTTTTTTTGTGTGTGCAAGGGATCTTGAGCAGCTGAGCATCTAGGCTGAGTTGCATTGTTGGAACTTTTTCTTACCAACACCTATCGATTCTAAACCGATATGCTTCAGATTAGCAATTCAGTCAAAACAACGCAAGATTATCGCATCCCGGCCGCTTGACAGTAAGCAGACAAAGTGAAAAGGCATGGGAAATTGGAAGAATCTTGGTTTGTCCTCCGGACAAGTCTGAAGAATGAAAACTCCAGTAGTTCAAAGATGCTATCGCTGAAGGGTGAAACTGTCATTTTGGCCATAAAAATAAATTCGAGTGAGTAGATGCGGCCCGACAGCAACAAAGACAGCGGCGGGCACGCAGGCTTCACTAGCCATTAATTAAGCATGCCCCCTTAAAGCTACCAGCGTTAATGAGTCCGCGACGAGTGGGCTCCACGTCGCTGGGAGCCCCCGCCTGACCCACCGTGGCAGCGTCACGCTATCGGAATTTCCAGGTCTTTTCACCGCTTCCTTTTGATTCCCCCACGAGAAAGAAAACCCGCCACGCCCAGCTACACGTAGCGGCATTTTATTTCTTTCGCCCCCACCCCCGGGTTCCTCAACAACCCGCATCGAAACGGGTCGATGGCACGTGGGCCCTGGAATCCGTGAGCCCCACATGTAAGCATGCCATCCGTCCAGGCGGTTCTTGAGGAGCGGGGGTGGAGGGCCCCATGTGCGCCTGGCGCTGCTCGTCAAGTCTCGCCTGCGCGTGCGAATGGAAGGGGTCGCCTATAAATGCCCTCACCCCCCGCAACGGCCGGCCTTGTCCCCCCCAAAATCCAATTCCGACCTCGCCATCGAcggaggcggcgtcgcggcggtggcggcgccttgAAGGTTCCAGAAGCTTCCCGAACGGCCTCGCCGAAGCGGGGAGGGGCCTAAGCAAGCTGAGCCGAATCGCGACGCTTCGAGGTGCGCGCccttccccctctctctctaggATCCGATCCGATTTTTGGTACCGATCCCCATttccacgccggcgccggcgaccgctCCAGTAGTGCTCCATCTCCCGCTGCCGCGCTGCTTTGCTCCTCCAATCCCGCCCCCGCCGTCGCCACGCCCCTGAAGCGAACCGCCGGCGCCAGTGCGCTGCATCTGCCGGCTGcctccccgcccgcccgccggagCCCTCGGCCAGTTGTCCCTCGGTGCTCGACAGCTCGGAGGCTCAGCTCCTCACTGCTCTCGGCAGCTTGTCTCGTCCTCGCCCTCGGCAGCTCGCCCCCTCTCTGCGTTGCGTGGACGTGCCCGCGGGCAGCGCCGGCTCGCCAGAGCAACCGCGCAACCACGCAAGCGCCCTGGCACAGCCCGCagctccccctccccttctccaAAAGTTTTGGAGACTTCCTCCTCCCAAATTTCCCACCCTTTCAACTCTCTATTCAATTGGATATTTGGATTGAAAGTTCAACTATTTCGTCACACTATTAAACATAAGTTCAATATCATCTCAACAGTGTCAACATTGCAGAATCTTATCCAACGGCCGCAGCCACAGCCGCACCCCTGCCCGAGTATCTCCTCCGGGCACCTTACGCGGTCAGCGCCTACCATCTTCTCTCATTTTTCTGCGAAGCAAGCAACTGAGCTAGGTAATTTATAAGTTCACTTGCAGCTAGCATGCTGATCTCGTGAAGGAAATTGTACCTACCTTTAAAAGGATTACAAATGATCTTTAAATTGTTGTGATAAATAGCTCGGTTTCAAATCAACTTCTTAGTACTTAGTCTGCTACTAGTCCTGGTCTTTGGAAACCAATTGTGGAAggaaatgcatccaaacattacGGTTGATGCCTTAATGGAGTTTATTTTGATATAGTGTTTGGTCCATGGCTCCATGCCAACCAAAATTTCATTTTTCACTTGCTTTTGTCTAGTAAACATGGAGTTCAAACATTGTATCACTTGTGAATTAGTCTTTTGCTATTTGTCGATGTGGGACCCAGTACAGGAGCCTTTTACACTGTTTTTGGCATTGGTCCTGGATAAAGACAATTTCACGCATTGAGCAACTAGGGATTAAAAATCCCTTGTCTGTGGAGCTTCTGAAAATTTCGTTGAGAAATCTTCATCCGCATCATATATTGCAGAATTGATGAAGAAATTGGACGAATCAAGCAACCACGGTCTGGATTGTTGAGTGCTTGATGCTTGGTGACCGAGGAGGGCTCCTGCGGATATGAACGTGGTGGGAAGGGTTGGATCTGTGATCTCGCAGGGAGTGTACTCCGTTGCAACGCCCTTCCACCCATTTGGTGGCGCAGTTGACATCATTGCAGTGGAGCAGCCTGATGGTTCATACCGCAGCACACCATGGTATGTCCGTTTTGGGAAGTTCCAGGGGGTGCTCAAGGGTGCTGAGAAGGTCGTTACCATCACCGTAAATGGCGTTGAAGCCAACTTTCACATGCACCTTGACAACTCCGGCCAAGCCTATTTCATGCGTGAGCTTGTGCCTGGCAGCGAAGACTCTGGTACAGGTTCAGAAGAAGAAGCTAGCAATGAGCCTGAACCTCCTGCGCGTAGTAAGAGTGATGGGGATCTTTACATTGGCCCTAGGGACAGGCTTGGTAGCCAAGAGTTGAATGTGGAGCATCAAGAGAAGCAAACCAGGGATGAGTTTGAGTCATTTGATGGTTATGGAAGGTTGGAGGACGCAGAAGATT containing:
- the LOC120665222 gene encoding protein CANDIDATE G-PROTEIN COUPLED RECEPTOR 7-like, producing MAARRLLLPLLAVSGALAFPAAAEIKTESFREDPRASIMFEKFGFSKSGAVRIVVTGAAVSSPVARADPKQLGFFLLSDESLLHAIDEAQEGPSREKRAAATNGGGEDPDGGSAGAGAGCVLSSPYVKKLFTFHDMKGGHYNKSFPVTRPDEYTLFFANCAPEALVSMRVRTEMYNVNADGSKDYLPVGQAPVPGIYSFFAFCYAAFLAAWAYLTLSRDRVNAHQIHHLMSGLLVARLLYCLSAAEDQHYIRVTGTPHGWDVAFYLFQLIKGVVLFAVIALVGTGWSFLKPVLQDREKKVLMAVIPLQVTANIAAAVIGETGPFLQGWVTWNQILLFVDVACCCAVLFPVVWSIRSLRETSKTDGKAARNLSKLTLFRQFYVVVIGYLYFTRIVVYALKTVASYKYRWVSILAEEVATLAFYLFMFYTFKPAEKSHYFSLDDDEEEAAEMVLREEEFEL